Proteins from one Clostridium cellulovorans 743B genomic window:
- a CDS encoding CotS family spore coat protein has translation MAAVTEPQTTSLLSVDNIKKNVLPLFNIHGAVVVQIKVKNTDKQRSVYKVTYGNKNYCLKKVYYNLKDLLFIYSATEWFFRNNIKVPKMLPSKDNKRYVLYKNMFFILTPWISGIKASYDDDSIVVKSAENLGKMHRCSINFFAIDGSNVKSNCNDLQRSMVKHFKSLLTFANKAFKSKDKFSKTYIDHLDEILSLSKTSTETGYKVNYKNLIVSLCHGDYVAKNLLIDDNDNLWVIDFDKTKVGYRVQDLTYAMRRYMRRTSTNWNMDKFLLFVETYEKELPLNEDEYNYLLSYLAFPQKLWRLARDYYNLTDKTLSGIFEADLIKCCEDLNAQTYFIEDLQLYINKKFKRRKSS, from the coding sequence ATGGCTGCTGTTACTGAACCCCAAACCACATCACTATTGTCGGTAGATAACATAAAAAAAAATGTACTCCCCTTATTCAACATACATGGTGCCGTCGTGGTTCAAATCAAGGTTAAAAACACAGATAAACAGCGTTCAGTATATAAAGTAACTTACGGTAATAAAAATTATTGTTTAAAAAAAGTTTATTACAATTTGAAAGATTTACTTTTTATATACTCTGCTACAGAATGGTTTTTCAGAAATAATATAAAAGTTCCTAAGATGCTTCCAAGTAAAGATAATAAAAGATATGTACTCTATAAAAATATGTTTTTTATTTTGACGCCTTGGATAAGTGGTATTAAAGCAAGCTATGATGATGATTCTATTGTTGTCAAATCAGCAGAGAATCTTGGGAAAATGCATAGATGTTCTATAAACTTTTTCGCAATTGATGGTAGCAACGTGAAATCTAACTGCAATGACCTCCAACGTTCTATGGTAAAACATTTTAAATCACTTCTTACCTTTGCTAACAAAGCTTTTAAATCTAAAGATAAATTTTCAAAAACTTATATTGATCATCTAGATGAAATACTAAGTCTTAGTAAAACTTCTACAGAAACTGGGTATAAGGTTAACTACAAAAACCTTATTGTTTCTTTATGCCATGGTGATTATGTAGCAAAAAACCTTCTAATTGATGATAACGATAATTTATGGGTGATAGATTTTGATAAAACGAAAGTAGGCTATAGAGTTCAAGATTTAACCTATGCCATGAGAAGATATATGAGAAGAACCTCAACCAATTGGAACATGGACAAATTCCTATTATTTGTAGAAACCTACGAAAAAGAGCTTCCTTTAAATGAAGATGAATACAACTACTTGTTAAGTTACCTAGCCTTCCCTCAAAAACTTTGGAGATTAGCTAGAGATTATTATAATCTTACTGATAAAACTCTTTCAGGTATTTTTGAAGCTGATTTAATAAAATGTTGTGAGGATTTAAATGCTCAAACTTATTTTATAGAAGATTTGCAATTATATATTAATAAGAAGTTTAAACGCAGAAAATCCAGCTAA
- a CDS encoding PH domain-containing protein → MFCYNKEKGIGTIYILVLTVVMVGILITVGKISDDFIMTNYLYIAAVIVFIYQGYYFGVSTKMEYILREEYLEIKLFGGLKKVKINYNKIIEIRADNSFIKGIHLLGVGKRNFAFGRFYINKIGTCRMFVTNNEKALYIKTPDVIFGISPEKLEDLKAKLLVKINSVETIDYTQRKAIPLHKDKYFIVPFLTNSLLLFINFSLPLYLYYSGKLKVEKMPVTINEQFYPIKWVSTPQFLQSQLLKGVFAMLIFFCIYYVSHIYAKYDKKTSYWYMYIPLVITGSLLFFQIIILKNFN, encoded by the coding sequence ATGTTTTGTTATAACAAAGAAAAGGGAATTGGCACTATTTATATTTTAGTATTAACTGTAGTTATGGTTGGGATATTGATTACCGTAGGGAAAATTAGTGATGATTTCATTATGACAAATTATTTGTATATAGCAGCAGTAATAGTATTCATATATCAAGGCTACTATTTTGGGGTATCAACAAAGATGGAATATATACTAAGGGAAGAATATTTAGAGATTAAGCTTTTTGGGGGATTAAAAAAGGTAAAGATAAATTATAATAAAATAATAGAGATTAGAGCAGATAACAGTTTTATAAAAGGTATTCATTTATTGGGGGTTGGAAAAAGAAATTTCGCTTTTGGACGATTTTATATAAATAAAATTGGCACATGCAGAATGTTTGTGACCAATAATGAAAAAGCATTATACATAAAAACGCCAGATGTGATTTTTGGAATATCTCCAGAAAAGTTAGAGGATTTAAAGGCTAAACTTCTTGTGAAGATAAATTCTGTGGAAACAATAGATTATACTCAAAGGAAGGCAATTCCTCTTCATAAGGACAAGTACTTTATAGTTCCCTTTTTAACAAATTCTCTTTTATTATTTATAAATTTTTCACTTCCTTTATACCTATACTATAGTGGTAAGTTAAAGGTAGAAAAAATGCCAGTAACGATTAATGAGCAGTTTTATCCTATTAAATGGGTAAGTACTCCGCAGTTTTTGCAATCTCAATTATTAAAGGGCGTATTTGCAATGCTCATATTCTTTTGTATATATTATGTATCACATATTTATGCTAAGTATGATAAAAAGACATCATATTGGTATATGTATATCCCTTTAGTAATCACTGGTTCCTTATTGTTTTTTCAGATTATAATACTAAAGAATTTTAACTAG
- a CDS encoding fructose-bisphosphatase class III, with the protein MSIHKELNELDVEKDLRYLNLLSKEYSTINSVCTEFINLQSILNLPKGTEHFLTDIHGEYEQFNHVLKNASGVIKRKIEDIFGNTLRQNEKKSLATLIYYPEQKLDIVLKEEENINDWYTITLYRLIEICRHVSSKYTRSKVRKALPKDFAYIIEELLHEYPESLDKHGYYGEIVKTIVAIDRAREFIMALSNLIQRLVIDRLHIIGDIFDRGPGAEIILDTLKNYHSVDIQWGNHDVLWMGACAGSKACIANVIRISARYSNLDTIEDGYGINLLPLATFALDFYKEDPCTGFFPKFDAEKNYSVTEIELIAKMHKAIAIIQFKLEGEIINRRPGFNMDDRLLLNKINFEAGTIELDGKTYKLNDTYFPTIDPKDPYKLLKEEQELVEKLRSSFMNSDKLNKHVRFLFANGSIYLKYNSNLLYHGCIPMNENGTFKKVRLRDKEYNGKSLLDRLEILAREGYFHEDNPAAKLFGTDIMWYLWTGPYSPLFGKEKMTTFERYFIDDKKTHIEKKDPYYNFRDKEEVYDNIFSEFGLDPNESHIVNGHVPVEKKKGESPIKAKGKLLVIDGGFSKAYQGKTGIAGYTLIYNSFGLQLVSHEPFQSTEKAIKEETDILSSTVILEHSMVRKKVADTDVGAILQEQIKNLKMLLIAYRTGLIKEKNSI; encoded by the coding sequence ATGTCAATACATAAAGAACTAAATGAACTGGATGTTGAAAAAGATTTAAGATACTTAAATTTATTATCTAAGGAATATTCTACCATTAATTCAGTATGTACAGAATTTATTAATCTTCAGTCCATTTTAAATCTACCAAAAGGTACTGAACATTTTCTAACTGACATCCATGGAGAATACGAACAATTCAACCATGTGCTAAAAAATGCATCAGGGGTAATAAAAAGAAAAATAGAAGATATCTTTGGAAACACCTTAAGACAAAATGAAAAGAAGAGCCTAGCCACCCTAATATATTATCCCGAACAAAAACTAGATATAGTATTAAAAGAGGAAGAAAATATCAATGATTGGTATACTATCACCTTATATAGACTCATAGAAATTTGTAGACATGTATCATCAAAATATACAAGGTCAAAGGTAAGAAAAGCCCTACCAAAAGATTTTGCCTATATAATAGAAGAACTTCTTCACGAATATCCAGAAAGCTTAGACAAGCACGGGTATTATGGAGAAATAGTTAAAACAATTGTAGCTATAGATAGAGCAAGAGAATTTATTATGGCACTATCAAACCTTATACAAAGACTTGTAATAGATAGACTTCATATAATTGGTGACATTTTTGATAGAGGTCCAGGAGCTGAAATAATCCTTGATACCCTTAAAAATTATCACTCAGTAGATATTCAATGGGGTAATCATGATGTTTTATGGATGGGTGCTTGTGCAGGTTCAAAAGCATGTATTGCAAATGTTATAAGAATTTCTGCTCGCTATTCAAATCTTGATACAATTGAGGACGGCTACGGTATAAATCTACTTCCTCTTGCAACCTTTGCATTAGATTTTTATAAAGAAGATCCTTGCACAGGTTTCTTTCCAAAGTTTGATGCAGAAAAAAATTACAGCGTAACAGAAATAGAATTAATTGCTAAAATGCATAAGGCAATAGCTATTATTCAATTTAAGCTTGAAGGAGAAATAATTAATCGTAGACCTGGCTTTAATATGGACGACAGACTTCTATTAAATAAAATAAACTTTGAAGCAGGTACTATTGAACTTGATGGGAAAACCTATAAGTTAAATGATACTTATTTTCCAACCATTGATCCTAAAGATCCTTACAAACTCCTAAAAGAAGAGCAAGAACTGGTAGAAAAATTAAGATCTTCTTTTATGAATAGTGATAAACTAAACAAACATGTAAGATTTTTATTCGCCAATGGAAGTATTTATTTAAAATACAACTCAAACCTTTTATATCATGGCTGCATACCAATGAACGAGAATGGAACATTTAAGAAAGTAAGATTAAGAGATAAAGAATACAACGGAAAATCTCTTTTAGATAGATTGGAAATACTTGCTCGCGAAGGTTATTTCCACGAGGACAATCCTGCTGCTAAACTATTTGGTACAGATATAATGTGGTATCTCTGGACAGGTCCTTATTCTCCTCTATTCGGAAAAGAAAAGATGACTACCTTCGAAAGATACTTCATAGATGATAAAAAAACGCATATTGAAAAGAAAGACCCTTACTACAACTTTAGAGATAAAGAAGAAGTTTATGATAACATTTTTTCCGAATTTGGCTTAGATCCTAATGAATCACATATTGTAAATGGACATGTCCCTGTTGAAAAAAAGAAAGGTGAAAGCCCAATAAAAGCAAAAGGGAAACTTTTAGTAATAGATGGAGGCTTCTCTAAAGCATATCAAGGTAAAACCGGTATTGCTGGTTATACATTAATATATAATTCCTTTGGACTTCAGCTTGTATCACACGAACCTTTTCAATCAACAGAAAAAGCTATTAAAGAAGAAACGGATATCCTGTCATCAACAGTAATACTAGAACATTCAATGGTCAGAAAAAAGGTTGCTGACACTGATGTAGGTGCTATACTGCAAGAACAGATAAAGAATCTTAAAATGTTACTAATAGCATACAGAACTGGATTAATAAAAGAAAAGAATAGTATTTAG
- the rpoD gene encoding RNA polymerase sigma factor RpoD yields MKLSENNANVKDKGTVMTMVKSLIETGKKTGSLTYTEIIDELENIELSPEQIEKIYEVLESVGIEVIGDMKDIEVTEDEFDLSVPEGIAIDDPVRMYLKEIGKVPLLSPETEIELAERIEAGDPAAKKKLAEANLRLVVSIAKRYVGRGMLFLDLIQEGNLGLIKAVEKFDYRKGFKFSTYATWWIRQAITRAIADQARTIRIPVHMVETINKLLRITRQLVQELGRDPLPEELAEKMEMPVDKVIEIRKIAQEPVSLETPIGEEEDSHLGDFIPDDDAPAPAEAAAFTMLKEQLINVLDTLTPREEKVLRLRFGLDDGRARTLEEVGREFNVTRERIRQIEAKALRKLRHPSRSKKLKDYLD; encoded by the coding sequence ATGAAATTAAGCGAGAATAATGCTAATGTGAAAGATAAAGGAACAGTAATGACTATGGTTAAAAGCCTTATAGAGACAGGCAAGAAAACCGGATCATTAACGTACACAGAGATAATTGATGAACTAGAAAATATTGAGTTAAGCCCAGAGCAAATTGAAAAAATATATGAAGTTCTTGAAAGCGTAGGTATTGAAGTTATCGGTGACATGAAAGATATAGAAGTAACCGAAGATGAATTTGATTTATCAGTACCAGAAGGAATCGCTATTGATGACCCAGTAAGAATGTATTTAAAGGAGATAGGAAAGGTTCCACTATTATCTCCAGAGACAGAAATTGAATTAGCTGAGAGAATAGAAGCAGGAGACCCTGCTGCAAAGAAAAAATTAGCAGAAGCAAACCTTAGACTTGTTGTATCTATCGCTAAGAGATACGTTGGAAGAGGTATGTTGTTTTTAGATTTAATACAAGAAGGAAACTTAGGGCTTATAAAAGCTGTTGAGAAGTTTGACTATAGAAAGGGATTCAAGTTTAGTACTTATGCTACTTGGTGGATTAGACAGGCAATTACAAGAGCCATAGCAGATCAAGCTAGAACTATAAGAATTCCAGTTCATATGGTGGAAACGATAAATAAATTACTCAGAATAACAAGACAACTAGTTCAAGAATTAGGTCGTGATCCACTGCCAGAAGAACTAGCTGAAAAGATGGAAATGCCTGTAGATAAAGTTATTGAAATAAGAAAGATTGCTCAGGAGCCAGTGTCTCTAGAAACACCAATAGGTGAAGAAGAAGACAGTCATTTAGGAGATTTTATACCAGATGATGACGCACCAGCTCCAGCAGAAGCAGCAGCATTTACAATGCTTAAAGAGCAACTAATAAATGTTTTAGATACTTTAACTCCAAGAGAAGAGAAAGTTTTAAGACTTAGATTTGGTTTAGATGATGGAAGAGCTAGAACGCTTGAAGAAGTTGGAAGAGAATTTAACGTAACAAGAGAAAGAATACGTCAAATAGAAGCTAAAGCATTAAGAAAGCTTAGACATCCAAGCAGAAGTAAAAAGCTTAAGGATTACTTAGACTAA
- a CDS encoding tRNA (adenine(22)-N(1))-methyltransferase, with protein MELSKRLKTLAEMVDPVDSVADIGTDHGYVPIYLIKAGRCKRAIASDINKGPLDKSKENILRTGLQDKVQCRLGGGFQKLKPKEVDVAVIAGMGGNLIRDIIEADMEVFKNLKFCIVQPVQNPEVLRKYIYEKGFRVIEEKIVYDEGKYYQILKISYDNNTRELEDIEYEIGEFIIKDKNKDTVDYINYRLQQYINISSKIKDDTEASKERKREIEAKIIRLKEVLGDESI; from the coding sequence ATGGAGTTAAGTAAAAGGCTAAAGACTTTAGCTGAAATGGTTGACCCAGTTGATAGTGTTGCAGATATTGGAACAGATCATGGATATGTTCCAATATATTTAATTAAAGCTGGCAGATGTAAAAGAGCAATAGCTAGTGATATAAATAAAGGACCTTTAGACAAGTCTAAAGAAAATATATTAAGAACAGGACTACAGGATAAAGTTCAGTGTAGACTCGGCGGTGGTTTTCAGAAATTAAAGCCTAAGGAAGTTGATGTTGCTGTTATCGCTGGAATGGGTGGAAATCTTATTCGAGATATTATAGAAGCTGATATGGAAGTTTTTAAAAATCTAAAATTTTGCATTGTTCAGCCTGTTCAAAATCCAGAAGTTTTAAGAAAATACATATATGAGAAGGGATTTAGGGTTATTGAGGAGAAAATAGTATATGATGAAGGAAAATATTATCAAATATTAAAAATTTCCTACGACAATAATACTAGAGAACTTGAAGATATAGAGTATGAAATTGGTGAATTTATAATTAAGGATAAGAATAAAGATACTGTAGATTATATAAATTATAGACTTCAACAGTATATAAATATATCTAGCAAGATAAAAGATGATACAGAAGCTTCAAAAGAGCGAAAACGGGAAATAGAAGCGAAAATTATAAGGTTAAAGGAGGTGTTAGGTGATGAAAGTATATGA
- a CDS encoding Nif3-like dinuclear metal center hexameric protein, with protein MKVYELEKEFEAVAPTYLKEDYDNVGLMIGDTEAEIENILVALDCTKEVISEAKEMNCQMIYSHHPLLFRKPSSITTKTLLGTKIIELIKNDIALYSAHTNLDSVEQGINDSLVKLLGFESGIVMDLNRKAMAKGYECGIGRLIELETPITLKELLERINTNFSDAPIRYSGTLEKEIKVIAVINGSGMDFFQRAKELGADAIITGDTTYHFVSDYTEEDIAIIDMEHFYSEWQGLKLVAKTIEEKLKDKKVNIIISEKSKSPYKIFKT; from the coding sequence ATGAAAGTATATGAATTGGAGAAAGAATTTGAGGCAGTTGCCCCTACATATTTAAAAGAAGATTATGATAATGTAGGACTTATGATTGGTGATACAGAAGCAGAGATTGAAAATATTCTTGTAGCTTTAGACTGTACTAAAGAAGTTATAAGCGAGGCTAAGGAAATGAATTGTCAAATGATTTATAGCCATCATCCGTTATTATTTAGAAAGCCTAGTTCAATAACCACCAAAACACTTTTAGGGACTAAGATAATAGAACTAATAAAGAATGATATAGCTTTATATAGTGCTCATACAAATCTAGATTCCGTAGAGCAAGGAATAAACGATAGCTTAGTTAAGCTTCTTGGTTTTGAAAGCGGAATTGTTATGGATTTAAATAGAAAAGCAATGGCTAAAGGTTATGAATGTGGTATTGGGAGACTTATAGAGTTAGAGACTCCTATAACCTTAAAAGAACTTTTGGAAAGAATAAATACTAATTTTAGTGATGCTCCAATTAGATATTCTGGAACTCTAGAAAAAGAAATAAAAGTTATCGCAGTGATAAACGGAAGTGGCATGGACTTTTTCCAGAGGGCAAAGGAGCTTGGAGCAGATGCAATTATAACTGGAGACACCACTTATCATTTTGTAAGTGATTATACAGAAGAAGATATTGCTATTATAGATATGGAGCACTTTTACTCTGAATGGCAAGGGTTAAAGCTTGTTGCTAAAACCATTGAAGAAAAATTGAAGGATAAAAAAGTGAACATAATCATATCAGAGAAAAGTAAGAGCCCATATAAAATTTTTAAAACTTAA
- the dnaG gene encoding DNA primase has product MISEEIIQRIIDENDIVDVITESGVRLKRSGRNYFGLCPFHHENSPSFSVSPEKQIFKCFGCGEAGNVIGYVMKNKNMSYYDTLKYLAERVNIQVEENKAEIENKKRIQRFYDINVDAARYFFSNLMKNKEALSYFTGRGIELGTIKSFGLGYALDSWGELLKYLKSKKYTDKEILSLGLAIEGKNNRIYDRFRNRVIFPVFDYKGNVIGFGGRVLDDSKPKYLNSPESRIFEKRKNLYGLNFAIKKGLKDYVIIVEGYMDAISLHQFGVTNVVATLGTALTTEQAKLLKRYVNKVIIAYDADFAGQSATMRGLKILKEAGFLVYVLRIPEGKDPDEYIRNNGKLAFVKLVEAAESLTEYRISSLEGNFNIDKQEEKIAFINEAANVLKESDPIERDIYVKKLAEKTYISEQAIYDKIAEKGINANLEQQEYNFGDNGQNLYLEKGYIKAERALLKILLQKEEYTKFIVDNISVEEMILDSHKFLYNLILGCMDVSFEEKVKSVQLKCTDNDSFKELTHILLEEINYEEVEVEKLIEDYILSIKKNNLEIKKRELVKKIKQCEAAGDIQETIVYVKELEEIQRNLKSFTNA; this is encoded by the coding sequence GTGATATCAGAAGAGATTATTCAAAGAATCATAGATGAAAATGATATAGTGGATGTAATAACTGAAAGTGGAGTAAGACTTAAACGCTCAGGAAGAAATTATTTTGGATTATGTCCATTTCATCACGAGAATAGTCCGTCCTTTAGTGTTTCTCCAGAAAAGCAAATTTTTAAATGTTTTGGTTGTGGTGAAGCTGGTAATGTAATAGGTTATGTTATGAAAAATAAAAATATGAGCTATTACGATACTTTGAAATACTTAGCTGAAAGAGTAAATATTCAGGTAGAAGAAAATAAGGCAGAGATTGAAAATAAGAAAAGAATTCAAAGATTCTACGATATAAATGTAGATGCAGCAAGATATTTCTTTTCAAATTTAATGAAAAATAAAGAAGCCTTAAGTTATTTTACTGGAAGAGGCATTGAATTAGGCACAATAAAAAGTTTTGGACTTGGATATGCTTTAGACTCTTGGGGAGAATTGCTTAAGTATTTAAAGAGTAAGAAATACACGGATAAGGAAATTCTTTCTCTAGGTTTAGCCATAGAAGGAAAAAACAATAGAATATATGATAGGTTTAGGAATAGAGTTATATTCCCAGTGTTTGATTATAAGGGGAATGTTATTGGTTTTGGAGGAAGAGTTCTTGACGATTCAAAACCCAAATATTTAAATTCACCAGAAAGCAGAATTTTTGAAAAAAGGAAAAATCTTTATGGATTGAATTTTGCAATTAAGAAGGGTCTAAAAGATTATGTAATAATAGTTGAAGGATATATGGATGCTATTTCGTTGCATCAGTTTGGAGTTACAAATGTTGTGGCTACCCTAGGAACAGCATTGACAACAGAACAAGCAAAGCTTCTAAAAAGATATGTTAATAAAGTAATAATAGCCTATGACGCTGATTTTGCAGGTCAAAGTGCCACTATGAGAGGACTAAAGATATTAAAGGAAGCAGGTTTCTTAGTTTATGTGTTGAGAATTCCAGAAGGAAAAGACCCTGATGAATATATTAGAAATAATGGAAAGCTTGCATTTGTAAAATTAGTTGAAGCTGCCGAAAGTCTCACAGAGTATAGAATTTCGTCCCTAGAAGGAAATTTTAACATCGATAAGCAAGAAGAGAAAATTGCGTTTATTAATGAAGCTGCTAATGTTCTCAAGGAATCAGATCCCATTGAAAGGGATATTTATGTTAAAAAGCTTGCTGAAAAGACATATATTTCAGAACAAGCTATTTACGACAAAATCGCTGAAAAAGGAATAAATGCTAATTTAGAGCAACAAGAGTATAATTTTGGCGACAATGGACAAAACTTATATTTAGAAAAGGGTTATATAAAAGCGGAAAGAGCTTTACTGAAAATCTTACTTCAAAAAGAGGAATATACTAAGTTCATAGTTGATAATATTAGTGTTGAAGAAATGATTTTAGATAGTCATAAATTTTTATATAATTTGATTTTAGGATGTATGGATGTTTCTTTTGAGGAAAAAGTAAAGAGCGTACAATTAAAATGTACAGATAATGATAGCTTTAAGGAACTTACTCATATTCTCCTAGAAGAAATTAATTATGAAGAAGTAGAGGTTGAAAAGCTTATAGAAGATTATATTCTAAGTATAAAAAAGAATAATCTTGAGATAAAGAAAAGAGAACTTGTAAAGAAAATAAAGCAGTGTGAGGCAGCTGGAGATATACAAGAAACAATTGTATATGTAAAAGAGTTAGAAGAGATACAAAGGAACTTAAAGAGTTTTACCAATGCATGA
- a CDS encoding C4-type zinc ribbon domain-containing protein — protein MVVLEQLSELQKNLEIIEENNKIIRSGSNIYILNKAKRDYENFKALYEKKIIHKETLKEEDIDKLQVELYYKKETFHSVKRVMKEKIQRANEEIEKAQAEVARLKKEIPEKYLIIFFGILETQTSPISTIKNSRCSACKHKIEDNEIYNINNNDEIVFCPSCGRILSHSHKKDDKKCIAK, from the coding sequence TTGGTAGTACTAGAACAGCTAAGTGAATTACAGAAAAACCTTGAAATCATAGAAGAGAATAATAAGATTATAAGGTCAGGTTCAAATATCTATATACTTAACAAAGCGAAGAGAGATTATGAAAATTTTAAAGCACTATACGAGAAAAAAATAATTCATAAGGAAACACTCAAAGAAGAGGACATAGATAAGCTGCAAGTAGAGTTGTACTATAAAAAGGAGACCTTCCATTCTGTAAAACGGGTAATGAAGGAGAAAATCCAAAGGGCTAATGAGGAAATAGAGAAAGCTCAAGCAGAGGTAGCTCGATTAAAAAAAGAAATTCCAGAAAAATATTTAATAATATTTTTTGGAATTCTAGAAACACAGACGAGCCCAATTTCAACTATAAAAAATTCTCGCTGTAGTGCATGTAAGCACAAAATAGAAGATAATGAAATATATAACATCAATAATAATGATGAAATAGTTTTTTGTCCAAGCTGTGGAAGAATATTGAGCCATAGCCACAAAAAAGACGATAAAAAGTGTATTGCAAAATAA